Proteins found in one Xyrauchen texanus isolate HMW12.3.18 chromosome 30, RBS_HiC_50CHRs, whole genome shotgun sequence genomic segment:
- the jun gene encoding transcription factor AP-1 has protein sequence MSTKMETTFYDDSLNSAFAQHDGATFGYNHKTLKHNMTLNLTDPAGNLKSHLRAKASDILTSPDVGLLKLASPELERLIIQSSNGLITTTPTPTQFLCPKNVTDEQEGFAEGFVRALAELHHQHMPNVTSAPQTTINNTMASVSSMAGGAAYSSAVRSDPPVYADLNTFNPAISSAPSAAQSFSATNPAMSFTAAPPQHTVSTQLPVQHPRLHAMKEEPQTVPEMPGETPPLSPIDMESQERIKAERKRMRNRIAASKCRKRKLERISRLEDKVKNLKSQNSELASTANMLREQVAQLKQKVMNHVNSGCQLMLTQQLQTF, from the coding sequence ATGTCTACCAAGATGGAAACTACTTTCTACGATGACTCTCTAAACAGCGCTTTCGCTCAGCATGACGGCGCTACATTTGGATACAACCACAAAACTCTGAAACACAACATGACGCTGAACCTGACCGACCCAGCCGGCAACCTGAAATCCCACCTGCGGGCGAAAGCCAGCGACATCCTCACCTCTCCGGACGTGGGACTGCTTAAGCTGGCTTCACCGGAGCTGGAGAGGCTCATTATCCAGTCCAGTAACGGGCTGATCACCACAACGCCGACTCCGACTCAGTTTCTGTGCCCTAAGAACGTGACGGACGAGCAGGAGGGCTTCGCAGAGGGGTTTGTGAGGGCATTGGCCGAACTGCATCACCAACACATGCCCAACGTCACATCTGCTCCCCAAACGACTATCAACAACACCATGGCATCCGTCTCATCCATGGCAGGTGGCGCGGCGTACAGCTCCGCCGTGCGCTCTGATCCGCCGGTGTACGCTGACTTGAACACTTTCAACCCCGCCATCAGCAGCGCGCCCTCGGCAGCCCAGAGTTTCAGCGCCACCAACCCCGCAATGAGCTTCACGGCCGCGCCGCCACAGCACACCGTGAGCACGCAACTGCCCGTCCAGCACCCGAGACTTCATGCGATGAAAGAGGAGCCCCAGACCGTGCCGGAGATGCCCGGCGAGACTCCTCCCCTCTCCCCCATTGACATGGAGAGTCAGGAGCGGATTAAAGCCGAGAGAAAGCGCATGAGGAACCGGATCGCCGCCTCCAAATGCCGGAAGAGGAAACTGGAGAGGATCTCCCGGCTGGAGGACAAAGTCAAGAACCTGAAATCGCAGAACTCGGAGCTGGCGTCCACCGCCAACATGCTGCGTGAACAAGTGGCACAGCTCAAGCAGAAAGTCATGAACCACGTCAACAGCGGCTGCCAGCTTATGCTGACACAACAGCTGCAGACGTTCTGA